Proteins co-encoded in one Bacillus sp. FSL H8-0547 genomic window:
- a CDS encoding acyltransferase family protein: MFRQTDNRRYIPALDGLRAIAVMTVIAYHFHLGFAKGGFLGVDVFFVLSGYLITSMILPEKGETMQLNFAAFWTGRLRRLLPAAFVMITATFVWVMFFDRELVGTLRGDAVSSLFYVSNWWYIFNDLSYFDQFGSPSPFKNLWSLAIEEQFYIIWPILLAAGLFVFKKRLKLAAVIAGLAVCSAVLMAVLFQDGTDPSRVYYGTDTRAFELLTGCVLALVWPMKRLTSGRVPIGHKVSLNVISFAAFGILLACFHFVTEYQPFLYRGGMFLICLNAAVLIGAVSHPVSYLGKILSFKPLRWIGTRSYGIYLWHYPVIVLGTPVHEIGNPVYWRVGLQLLLILIIAELSYRLIEVPVRREGFRGFIKLTWTDFSLSRKAASLVVSVLFVFFAAGALGMVEGEKKEMHSSPKQVKISDKEERSQNSSPSEKEEPKTVDPSDKEVLAIGDSVMIDIAPKLQEEYPGITIDAEIGRQMRQAVSLAPEYEEYNEQNKAVVIHLGTNGYFPENQLQELLDSFSEADVYLVNTRVPKEWESSVNRVLQEKAEQNENVTLIDWYAESIDHPEYFGDDGVHLGKTGSEALTDLIAESVNKEK, translated from the coding sequence ATGTTTCGCCAAACGGATAACCGCCGCTACATCCCTGCACTGGATGGACTTCGGGCAATTGCCGTCATGACGGTCATCGCCTATCATTTTCATCTTGGCTTTGCAAAGGGAGGATTTTTGGGGGTTGATGTTTTCTTTGTTTTATCGGGTTATTTAATCACATCTATGATCCTCCCTGAAAAAGGAGAAACGATGCAGCTGAACTTTGCTGCATTTTGGACAGGAAGGTTAAGACGGTTGCTTCCTGCCGCTTTCGTTATGATTACGGCAACGTTTGTATGGGTGATGTTTTTTGACAGAGAGCTTGTGGGCACACTTCGCGGTGATGCTGTTTCGTCCCTGTTCTACGTCAGCAACTGGTGGTACATTTTTAACGATCTTTCTTACTTTGATCAATTTGGATCGCCGTCACCTTTTAAAAACCTGTGGTCGCTTGCCATCGAAGAACAGTTTTATATCATTTGGCCAATCTTGCTTGCAGCCGGTCTGTTTGTCTTTAAAAAGCGGCTGAAACTGGCGGCTGTCATAGCGGGTTTAGCTGTTTGCTCAGCGGTTCTGATGGCTGTTCTTTTTCAGGACGGTACAGATCCGAGCCGCGTATATTATGGAACCGATACGAGGGCATTTGAGCTTCTGACAGGCTGTGTCCTGGCTCTTGTATGGCCGATGAAGCGTTTGACTTCAGGCAGGGTACCGATTGGACATAAGGTATCGCTGAACGTTATCAGCTTCGCAGCTTTTGGAATTCTTCTTGCCTGTTTTCATTTTGTCACTGAATATCAGCCGTTTCTGTACAGAGGAGGAATGTTTTTAATCTGTCTGAACGCAGCCGTATTAATTGGAGCGGTGAGTCATCCGGTCAGCTATTTGGGGAAGATTCTCTCTTTTAAACCCCTGCGTTGGATCGGGACGCGGTCATACGGCATTTACCTGTGGCATTACCCTGTCATTGTGCTTGGCACGCCCGTTCATGAAATAGGAAATCCGGTGTACTGGAGAGTCGGGCTGCAGCTTCTGCTGATCCTGATCATCGCAGAGCTTTCATACCGGCTGATAGAAGTACCTGTAAGAAGAGAAGGCTTCAGGGGATTTATCAAGCTTACATGGACAGACTTTTCTCTATCAAGAAAAGCAGCGTCACTTGTCGTATCTGTTCTGTTTGTTTTCTTTGCGGCCGGAGCACTGGGGATGGTTGAAGGAGAGAAAAAAGAGATGCATTCTTCTCCTAAACAGGTCAAAATCAGTGATAAAGAGGAGAGATCGCAGAATAGCAGCCCTTCAGAAAAAGAGGAGCCAAAGACAGTGGACCCGTCTGATAAGGAAGTCCTTGCCATTGGTGATTCTGTTATGATTGATATAGCTCCAAAGCTTCAGGAAGAATATCCGGGCATTACAATAGATGCTGAGATTGGCAGGCAGATGCGCCAGGCGGTCAGCCTTGCTCCTGAATATGAAGAATATAATGAGCAGAATAAAGCGGTTGTCATTCATCTCGGAACCAATGGATACTTTCCGGAGAACCAGCTGCAGGAATTGCTCGATTCGTTCTCAGAAGCCGACGTCTATCTGGTGAACACCCGGGTGCCGAAGGAATGGGAAAGCAGTGTAAACCGTGTGCTTCAGGAAAAAGCGGAGCAAAACGAAAATGTTACATTGATTGACTGGTATGCAGAATCCATTGATCATCCCGAATATTTTGGAGACGACGGAGTGCATCTTGGAAAAACAGGTTCAGAGGCTTTGACTGATCTGATTGCCGAATCAGTCAATAAAGAAAAATAG
- the folE2 gene encoding GTP cyclohydrolase FolE2 → MNRELQLPPKKERHRLFGSVEPGIKTKPVEKDKMPDLQNSKKDFLFHINAVGISNVKYPVVIHSSLSPEQQTTVAAFKMTSSISYEAKGTNMSRFTEQLEKYRLNGGFTMSINELYDFTKELAERLKQKDAEIDVTFPWFYERKGPSSELAGLNHATAGMKIRYEEGKGFTSSAKLTCAVTTLCPCSKEISEYSAHNQRGFITMEVEFAEGYNEELDWKEALLAAAETNASAMIHPVLKRPDEKMVTETAYENPRFVEDMVRLVAADLYELDFVSAFRVECRNEESIHLHDAIAELSYRK, encoded by the coding sequence ATGAACAGAGAATTACAGTTACCGCCTAAAAAAGAGAGACACAGATTATTTGGGTCAGTAGAACCAGGCATCAAAACAAAACCGGTTGAAAAGGACAAAATGCCGGACCTGCAAAATTCAAAAAAAGATTTCCTATTTCATATAAATGCTGTCGGCATCAGTAATGTAAAATATCCCGTTGTGATTCATTCTTCGCTGTCACCCGAGCAGCAAACGACAGTGGCCGCATTTAAAATGACGTCATCCATCTCATATGAAGCAAAAGGAACAAACATGAGCCGTTTCACAGAACAGCTTGAAAAGTACCGCTTAAACGGCGGTTTCACCATGTCCATCAATGAGCTCTATGACTTTACAAAAGAGCTTGCTGAACGATTGAAACAGAAAGATGCTGAAATTGACGTGACATTCCCGTGGTTTTACGAGCGGAAAGGACCAAGCTCGGAGCTGGCCGGTTTAAACCACGCCACTGCCGGCATGAAAATCCGCTATGAAGAAGGCAAAGGCTTTACATCCAGTGCAAAACTTACCTGTGCAGTGACAACACTCTGCCCGTGTTCGAAGGAAATCAGTGAGTACAGCGCCCATAATCAGCGCGGATTCATTACAATGGAAGTAGAATTTGCAGAAGGCTATAACGAGGAGCTCGACTGGAAAGAGGCGCTGCTCGCAGCAGCGGAAACAAACGCAAGCGCCATGATTCATCCTGTCCTTAAACGCCCGGATGAAAAAATGGTCACCGAAACAGCCTATGAAAATCCGCGCTTCGTTGAAGACATGGTCCGCCTCGTTGCAGCAGACCTTTACGAGCTTGACTTTGTTTCAGCTTTCCGCGTCGAATGCCGAAACGAAGAATCCATTCATCTGCATGATGCAATTGCAGAATTGTCGTACCGGAAATAA
- a CDS encoding FAD/NAD(P)-binding protein gives MYEWIIIGGGVQGMTMAAFLLQGKKTRAEKLKVIDPHSKPLENWKNCTEAISMPYLRSPSVHHIEMNPFGLERFSKQKGYQGFYGRFKRPSLELFKEHCDHIYRELNLESCWIQGRTNTLKKTGEHWEVTLSDGKTLTSENVVLAIGIGEQPHWPEWAEAAKKNFDHIYHVFDKDLDLDNLPGPVAVIGGGMTAAHLSNKLAGLYPGEVMMLKRHPFRVKLFDSDPGWLGPKNQRTFRMNADYTSRRNHIKSARHRGSITRDLQMKLHHLKKRGMLEWKDFEVEQAAADGKTLTLHGKDGCLIQAGSVILATGFMPSLPGKEWINPVIEREKLTCADCGYPIVNEHLKWDQGLYVTGALAELQVGPIARNISGARQAAELILSGL, from the coding sequence ATGTACGAATGGATCATTATCGGAGGCGGAGTCCAGGGAATGACAATGGCTGCTTTTCTTCTCCAAGGAAAGAAAACCAGAGCGGAGAAATTAAAAGTGATTGATCCCCATTCAAAGCCTCTTGAAAACTGGAAAAACTGTACAGAAGCGATATCAATGCCATATTTACGGTCCCCTTCTGTTCACCATATTGAAATGAATCCCTTTGGACTCGAACGCTTTTCAAAACAGAAGGGATATCAAGGTTTCTATGGCAGATTTAAAAGACCTTCCCTTGAATTATTTAAAGAACACTGTGATCACATTTACCGGGAATTGAATCTTGAAAGCTGCTGGATTCAGGGCCGTACAAACACGCTGAAAAAAACAGGTGAGCATTGGGAGGTTACTCTTTCAGATGGAAAGACTCTGACTTCTGAAAATGTGGTCCTTGCCATAGGAATCGGAGAACAGCCCCATTGGCCAGAGTGGGCTGAAGCAGCAAAGAAGAATTTTGACCATATCTATCATGTTTTTGATAAGGATCTGGATCTTGATAATCTGCCCGGTCCTGTAGCCGTCATTGGCGGCGGCATGACGGCAGCCCATTTATCAAATAAGCTTGCAGGGCTTTATCCGGGAGAAGTGATGATGCTGAAGCGACATCCCTTCAGAGTGAAACTCTTCGACAGTGATCCCGGATGGCTCGGACCGAAAAACCAGCGTACATTCAGAATGAACGCCGACTACACAAGCAGACGCAATCACATAAAGTCAGCAAGGCACCGCGGCTCCATCACCAGGGATCTGCAGATGAAACTCCATCATTTAAAAAAGCGCGGCATGCTTGAATGGAAAGACTTTGAAGTTGAACAGGCGGCTGCAGACGGGAAGACACTTACCCTCCACGGAAAAGACGGCTGTCTCATTCAGGCGGGTTCAGTCATTCTGGCAACCGGATTTATGCCTTCACTACCTGGAAAAGAGTGGATAAATCCCGTAATAGAACGTGAGAAATTAACATGCGCAGACTGCGGATACCCAATTGTCAATGAGCATCTGAAGTGGGACCAGGGACTGTATGTAACAGGTGCTCTCGCAGAACTGCAGGTAGGACCGATTGCACGGAATATTTCAGGTGCCCGGCAGGCTGCAGAATTGATTTTATCCGGCCTTTAA
- a CDS encoding permease, whose amino-acid sequence MKKPAFSIVKESLALALIGLFIYLFIFIDFGSFEIDAPKSFLNLNTIFLSIVLEAIPFILLGVFVSALIQSFVSEEMIQKYLPKNAVIALFPAALLGIIFPVCECAIVPIVRRLIKKGMPLHIGIVFLVSAPILNPVVFASTYYAFQSSKEIVYGRMGLAFIVAILVGLAVYLIFKNRDQLKWTREELVGRTAPSEPVKGVSKWKETLFHASDEFFEMGKYLILGAFIASVFQTFLDRSLLTDLGSSEFLSPAIMMAFAYILSLCSEADAFVAASFGGTFTAGSLLAFLVYGPMIDLKNTIMLFAFFRAKFVFAFIAIVTAAVYLSVLVYQQVIL is encoded by the coding sequence ATGAAAAAACCGGCGTTTTCTATTGTGAAGGAGTCTCTTGCTCTTGCATTAATAGGGTTGTTTATTTATCTTTTTATATTCATAGATTTCGGAAGCTTCGAGATTGATGCACCTAAATCGTTCTTAAACTTAAACACGATTTTCCTGAGCATTGTGCTTGAAGCCATTCCCTTTATTCTGCTCGGGGTATTCGTTTCTGCTTTGATTCAGTCATTTGTATCGGAAGAGATGATTCAAAAATACCTTCCTAAAAATGCTGTTATTGCCCTGTTTCCTGCAGCACTGCTGGGCATTATTTTTCCTGTCTGCGAGTGTGCCATTGTTCCGATTGTGAGACGGTTGATTAAAAAAGGTATGCCTCTTCATATCGGAATTGTATTCCTGGTTTCTGCTCCGATCCTAAATCCGGTCGTGTTCGCATCTACATACTATGCTTTTCAGTCATCAAAAGAAATTGTGTACGGCCGCATGGGACTTGCCTTTATCGTCGCCATCCTTGTCGGTCTCGCGGTCTATCTGATTTTTAAAAACCGCGATCAGCTGAAATGGACAAGAGAGGAGCTTGTGGGAAGAACCGCTCCTTCAGAGCCTGTCAAAGGGGTAAGCAAATGGAAAGAAACCTTGTTCCATGCAAGCGATGAGTTTTTTGAAATGGGGAAATACCTCATTCTTGGTGCGTTCATTGCAAGTGTCTTCCAGACGTTCCTTGACCGCTCTCTGCTGACGGATCTTGGATCGAGTGAATTCCTGTCTCCGGCTATCATGATGGCATTTGCCTACATTCTTTCGCTTTGTTCGGAAGCAGATGCGTTTGTCGCTGCCTCTTTCGGCGGGACATTTACGGCAGGCTCCCTGCTTGCATTCCTGGTTTATGGACCAATGATCGATTTGAAAAATACAATCATGCTGTTCGCGTTCTTCAGAGCGAAATTTGTTTTTGCTTTTATTGCGATTGTAACAGCAGCTGTCTATCTATCCGTGCTGGTTTATCAGCAGGTCATCCTGTAA
- a CDS encoding TIGR03943 family protein translates to MEKERDYRFHLYLRGIILMGFTMLLFKLIVTGDIRNFIAPRMLPFIYFAVVTFLILGVVQIWRSGSKKTEELYCNCGFDHSGKSSPVQSLVIYSFFIFPVVTGFVFPDTVLDSSIAAKRGFKNGLAQSQEQQAGSEENAQMDEDLADLYLQDPDEYMKQLEERVEEKSQSPASSPDAPLEHPDGFEIQAPPEGYYEELEADMLKMDKIVLTEKNYIAMTNILDKNPQKFEGKEVEMHGFVYREEGFEEDQFVVARFGLSCCVADASVYGTLASIEDGETYEQDEWVKVSGKLKSVKFKDWTLPSVEIQSIKKIEQPKEPYVYEEY, encoded by the coding sequence ATGGAAAAGGAAAGAGATTACCGTTTTCACTTATATTTGCGCGGCATTATCCTGATGGGTTTTACGATGCTTCTTTTTAAACTCATCGTCACTGGGGACATCCGGAATTTCATTGCACCCCGGATGCTTCCTTTTATCTATTTTGCTGTTGTCACGTTTTTAATTCTCGGCGTTGTTCAAATCTGGAGAAGCGGCAGCAAAAAAACAGAAGAGCTTTACTGCAACTGCGGTTTTGATCATTCAGGAAAAAGCTCGCCAGTTCAGTCGCTTGTTATTTACTCGTTCTTTATTTTTCCGGTTGTAACAGGGTTTGTTTTCCCTGACACGGTTCTTGACAGCTCAATTGCTGCAAAGCGCGGCTTTAAAAACGGCCTGGCCCAGTCTCAGGAGCAGCAGGCCGGATCAGAAGAAAACGCTCAGATGGATGAAGATCTTGCTGATCTGTACTTGCAGGATCCGGATGAGTATATGAAGCAGCTTGAGGAACGTGTAGAGGAAAAATCGCAGTCTCCTGCATCAAGTCCGGACGCACCTCTTGAGCATCCGGACGGATTCGAGATTCAGGCGCCGCCTGAAGGGTATTACGAAGAGCTGGAAGCAGACATGCTGAAAATGGACAAAATCGTCCTGACAGAAAAAAACTATATCGCCATGACCAATATATTGGATAAAAACCCTCAGAAGTTTGAAGGCAAAGAAGTGGAAATGCACGGATTTGTATACAGGGAAGAGGGATTTGAAGAAGACCAGTTTGTTGTCGCGAGGTTTGGCTTATCATGCTGTGTGGCAGATGCTTCTGTGTATGGAACTCTCGCTTCCATCGAAGACGGGGAAACATACGAACAGGATGAATGGGTAAAAGTAAGCGGCAAACTAAAGAGTGTAAAGTTTAAAGACTGGACGCTGCCGAGTGTCGAAATTCAATCGATCAAAAAAATTGAGCAGCCGAAAGAGCCTTATGTCTATGAAGAATATTAA
- a CDS encoding S8 family serine peptidase — MTLKKGFMAGVLSTALCASAVFGGAAATGSAQAPEKSYLVVFKNENSLPSGYQELIEKAGGKVSDKLEKVGAVEVSSANPDFLTAIKKSSSVQDAGVQKKLYPESPDVEAAFTPEANTQSADLYESLQWDIKQVTNNGESWTLPGGTGKSVDGNDIVVGVIDTGIDYNHPDLKENYAYGKSFVPGYPDAMDQNSHGTHVAGSIAAKGRTMGVGPDLKVAAYRVFGPTGGAETAHIAEALMTAADDNVDVVNMSLGGYDWFQNPEYATKDTVADVRLFNRAIQYAIKKGVTVVGSAGNNALDISSPGKLSGDDNGATHRSPSSQSMIRVSAGGQLKNLAFYSNYGVGKIDVIAPGGDLGPNYDPATGAGRDNSYLCLATTLNGGYGYKAGTSMAAPKAAALAGVIIAQHGKDKLSPSQVKHIVQSSSVDLFKNGYDGEAGHGLINAVNALK, encoded by the coding sequence ATGACATTGAAAAAAGGATTTATGGCAGGAGTGTTAAGTACTGCACTTTGTGCTTCTGCAGTATTTGGAGGGGCTGCTGCGACAGGTTCTGCCCAGGCTCCGGAAAAAAGCTATCTGGTGGTTTTCAAAAATGAAAACTCTCTACCATCCGGCTATCAGGAGCTGATTGAAAAAGCAGGAGGGAAAGTAAGCGACAAGCTTGAGAAGGTTGGTGCCGTAGAGGTTTCTTCTGCTAATCCGGACTTTCTGACAGCCATTAAAAAATCCTCCAGCGTGCAGGATGCAGGTGTCCAAAAAAAGCTTTACCCGGAATCACCGGATGTTGAAGCAGCCTTTACACCTGAAGCAAATACACAATCAGCAGATTTATATGAATCCCTGCAATGGGACATTAAACAAGTAACCAACAATGGCGAATCATGGACCCTCCCAGGCGGAACAGGAAAATCCGTTGACGGCAATGACATTGTAGTTGGGGTCATCGACACAGGCATTGATTACAACCACCCGGATCTAAAAGAGAACTATGCTTACGGGAAATCGTTCGTGCCGGGCTATCCCGATGCCATGGATCAGAACAGCCACGGTACTCATGTTGCAGGATCAATTGCAGCAAAAGGCCGCACAATGGGTGTCGGTCCTGACTTAAAAGTAGCGGCTTACCGCGTATTCGGTCCTACAGGAGGAGCTGAAACAGCGCATATCGCAGAAGCGCTTATGACGGCTGCAGATGACAATGTGGATGTTGTCAACATGTCTCTTGGCGGTTACGACTGGTTCCAAAACCCTGAATATGCAACAAAGGACACTGTAGCAGACGTAAGACTGTTCAACAGAGCCATTCAATACGCAATCAAAAAGGGTGTAACGGTTGTCGGATCTGCCGGAAATAATGCCCTTGACATCAGCAGCCCTGGAAAACTATCGGGCGATGACAATGGCGCTACACACAGAAGTCCGAGCAGCCAGAGCATGATTCGCGTTTCTGCAGGCGGACAGCTTAAAAACCTTGCTTTTTACTCGAATTATGGTGTAGGTAAAATTGATGTAATCGCTCCCGGCGGTGATTTAGGACCAAATTATGATCCTGCAACAGGCGCTGGCCGAGACAATTCGTATCTGTGCTTAGCTACAACTCTGAACGGAGGATACGGATACAAAGCAGGCACATCCATGGCTGCTCCAAAAGCCGCAGCACTTGCAGGCGTCATTATCGCCCAGCATGGAAAGGACAAACTTTCTCCTTCCCAAGTAAAACACATCGTCCAATCTTCTTCTGTAGATCTTTTCAAGAACGGATATGACGGTGAAGCAGGACACGGTTTAATTAATGCCGTTAACGCTTTAAAATAA
- the ytzI gene encoding YtzI protein, translating to MYVIFAICILIILIVLLLSVLTTSKAYKYEHTIDPLQKEEKPQEKEHITNDKDA from the coding sequence ATGTATGTAATTTTTGCGATCTGCATTCTCATTATTCTAATCGTTCTTCTTCTGAGTGTACTCACAACATCTAAAGCATATAAATATGAGCACACGATTGATCCTCTTCAAAAAGAGGAAAAACCACAAGAAAAAGAACATATTACTAACGATAAAGACGCCTGA
- a CDS encoding Dps family protein, which translates to MSEKLIQTVNKQVANWTVLYEKLHNYHWYVKGQNFFTLHEKFEELYNEAHIHIDELAERLLALEGAPVATLRECLELSTISEAEGKETAEQMVQSTFNDFTKVAEELKEGMELADEVGDETTGDMLLAIHQSLEKHNWMLKSFLGK; encoded by the coding sequence ATGTCTGAAAAACTAATTCAAACCGTCAACAAACAAGTGGCAAACTGGACTGTGCTTTATGAAAAATTACATAACTATCACTGGTATGTAAAAGGCCAGAACTTCTTCACCCTTCATGAAAAATTTGAAGAGCTCTACAATGAAGCACACATCCACATCGACGAACTTGCAGAGCGTCTGCTTGCACTTGAGGGAGCGCCAGTTGCAACGCTCAGAGAATGTCTGGAGCTGTCGACCATCAGCGAAGCAGAAGGCAAGGAGACCGCAGAGCAGATGGTTCAGTCCACTTTCAATGATTTCACAAAAGTGGCGGAAGAGCTGAAAGAAGGCATGGAGCTTGCCGATGAGGTAGGAGATGAAACGACAGGAGATATGCTCCTTGCAATTCATCAGAGTCTTGAAAAGCATAATTGGATGCTGAAATCATTTTTGGGAAAATAA
- a CDS encoding phage holin family protein, producing the protein MSRPEMGLLMLTSVYFSVLTFIIGELHEIFLILLALMALELITFLLSDVINSNGNLLKNAASRFGAKVIIIAVVAVANLIDLILNTSYLLRDGTICFYIVFEALRILRNAHYVKLPVPQFLIRILEFIEQLLKR; encoded by the coding sequence ATGTCTCGTCCAGAAATGGGCCTGCTTATGCTGACTTCTGTCTACTTTTCGGTTTTGACTTTTATTATTGGAGAACTGCATGAAATTTTTCTGATCCTGCTTGCACTGATGGCCTTGGAACTGATTACCTTTCTGCTGTCCGATGTCATAAACAGCAATGGGAACCTTCTGAAAAACGCAGCCTCCAGATTTGGAGCAAAAGTCATCATCATAGCAGTCGTTGCTGTCGCCAACCTCATTGATCTCATTCTTAACACAAGCTATCTTCTCCGGGACGGCACGATCTGCTTCTATATCGTGTTTGAAGCTCTCAGAATCCTTCGCAATGCCCATTACGTCAAGCTTCCTGTACCGCAGTTTCTTATACGGATTCTTGAGTTTATTGAACAGCTGCTTAAAAGGTAG
- a CDS encoding hydrolase, with protein sequence MPDIKQTYYVTVANGEISRLSTQAPWDYKIEATEEEITSLREYFDQVYSSDWQGFFRAHVPYLEYHYDRQNDAIDQTNIKIFEMIYELGDEEAKEHIKSQGILKKIEEQQ encoded by the coding sequence ATGCCTGATATAAAACAAACGTATTATGTAACGGTGGCAAACGGAGAAATATCAAGACTCAGCACACAAGCGCCGTGGGACTATAAAATAGAAGCGACAGAGGAAGAAATTACGTCGCTCAGAGAATATTTTGACCAGGTGTATTCTTCTGACTGGCAGGGGTTTTTCAGGGCGCATGTGCCATACCTTGAATATCATTATGACAGGCAGAACGATGCAATTGACCAGACCAACATAAAGATTTTTGAAATGATTTATGAACTCGGAGACGAAGAGGCAAAGGAACATATCAAGTCTCAGGGGATATTAAAAAAGATTGAAGAACAACAATAG
- the ytkD gene encoding RNA deprotection pyrophosphohydrolase, with product MFRFKDYYHNEVHLSFEEHPFSEKPKHVWVICRYGNRWLLTIHRDRGYEFPGGKVEKGENPSDAALREVKEETGASVSKLHYVGQYKVVGKEKTIIKNIYYAEIDEIIPQADYLETEGPILFETLPTDIGRNRRFSFIMKDDVLLKSMERVLERFM from the coding sequence ATGTTTCGATTTAAAGATTATTATCACAATGAAGTGCATTTATCGTTTGAAGAACATCCATTTTCAGAAAAACCGAAACACGTCTGGGTGATCTGCCGGTATGGAAACCGCTGGCTGCTCACCATACACAGGGACCGCGGCTATGAATTTCCCGGAGGAAAAGTTGAAAAGGGTGAAAACCCCTCAGATGCCGCTCTAAGAGAGGTAAAAGAAGAAACGGGAGCAAGTGTTTCTAAGCTGCATTATGTCGGGCAATACAAAGTGGTTGGAAAAGAAAAAACAATCATTAAAAACATTTATTATGCAGAAATCGACGAGATCATCCCGCAGGCTGACTACCTTGAAACAGAAGGCCCCATTCTTTTTGAAACACTGCCGACGGACATCGGAAGAAACCGCAGATTCAGTTTTATTATGAAAGATGACGTCCTGCTGAAAAGCATGGAACGAGTATTAGAGCGCTTTATGTAA
- a CDS encoding S8 family peptidase, whose amino-acid sequence MEKSVRLIPYQVEDQLVDIQQIPEGVNLIQAPSIWSKGFKGKDVVVAVIDTGCDAQHPDLEGRVIGGRNFTDDDNGDPENFTDYNGHGTHVAGTIAAVNPDSGVVGVAPEAKLLILKALGGEEGSGAYEWIISAIDYAISEKADIISMSLGGPSDVPELHEMVQKAVQNQILVVCAAGNEGDGNSKTSEFSYPGCYNEVISVGAVSLQRKSSYFTNSNNEIDAVAPGEKIVSTVPGGKYAIFSGTSMAAPHVSGALALLKPLSESEFERKMSEPEIYAQLMKRTIPLGFPKSLEGNGLIYLSAPDLLADYLKKENLAIGV is encoded by the coding sequence ATGGAAAAATCTGTTCGATTAATCCCGTACCAAGTTGAAGACCAGCTCGTAGATATTCAGCAGATTCCGGAAGGCGTAAATCTGATTCAGGCCCCGTCGATTTGGAGTAAGGGGTTTAAGGGAAAGGACGTAGTCGTTGCAGTGATTGATACCGGATGCGACGCCCAGCATCCTGATCTTGAGGGCAGAGTGATCGGCGGCCGCAATTTTACCGATGATGACAATGGCGATCCAGAAAACTTCACTGACTACAACGGACACGGAACTCATGTTGCCGGAACAATTGCAGCAGTTAACCCTGATTCGGGCGTTGTCGGCGTTGCACCTGAAGCTAAATTGCTTATTCTCAAAGCTCTGGGCGGCGAGGAAGGGTCAGGCGCCTATGAATGGATTATCAGCGCAATCGATTATGCCATTTCAGAAAAAGCAGACATCATCTCCATGTCTCTTGGAGGACCATCTGATGTGCCTGAGCTTCATGAAATGGTTCAAAAAGCCGTTCAAAATCAAATCCTGGTAGTCTGTGCAGCAGGCAATGAAGGAGACGGCAACAGCAAAACGTCCGAATTCTCCTATCCCGGCTGCTATAATGAAGTCATCTCAGTAGGAGCTGTTAGCCTGCAGAGAAAGTCATCCTACTTTACAAATTCCAACAATGAAATAGATGCCGTTGCACCCGGTGAAAAAATTGTCTCGACAGTCCCCGGCGGCAAATACGCTATTTTCAGCGGCACTTCCATGGCGGCACCTCATGTGTCGGGAGCTCTGGCACTGCTGAAGCCTCTCTCTGAAAGCGAGTTTGAACGAAAAATGTCAGAGCCGGAAATTTACGCCCAGCTCATGAAGCGGACCATCCCGCTTGGGTTCCCAAAAAGCCTGGAAGGCAACGGCCTCATTTATCTGAGCGCACCGGACCTTCTTGCTGATTATCTAAAAAAAGAAAATCTTGCAATCGGCGTATAA